The Pseudomonadota bacterium genomic sequence GGTTGGGCCCCGGGGGCGGGGCGTTCTGGGGGTCTCCCCACGGCCCGGCGCCTCGGGGGGTCGGCCCCCGGGGGGCCCTCCCCCCCCGGGGGCGTGGGGGGGCGCCGGGCCACCTTTGTCCCGAGCTTCCCGACCGCTCTCCGTGTCGGGATCGCTGGGATTGCAGCTACGGTTGTTGGTTCTCGTGCGCTCGTGCTCTTGGCGTGGGTATCATGCGCGCCTTTGGTTCAGTAGCAGGAGAACCCCTATGTCCGATCGCATCGTATTTCGTTCCGGCGAAGCCCTGGTGGCCGGTGGGCCGCCGTTCACGGCCGCCGAGCCCGAGGTGGTCATCGGCGAGCTGGATGGGCCCGTCGGGACGGCCCTCGCCACCCTCACGGGCGACCAGGCGATGGGTCACTCCAAGGTGTTCGCCATCCTGAACACCAATATCCAGGTGCGTCCCGTGACCCTGTGCGTGAGCAAGGTCACGGTCAAGAACACGCGTTACACGAACATCCTGATGGGCACCGTGCAGGGGGCGATCGCCAATGGCGTCCTCGACGCCGTGCGTGAGGGCTACATCCCCAAGGAGAAGGCCAACGACCTCGGCATCATCTGCAGCGTGTGGCTGAACCCGGGCGTGGCGACGGATGACAACCTCGATCACAAGGCTCTGTTCGAGATCCATCGCAAGGCGATGACCGAATCGATCCGTAAGGCGATGCAGAACGAGCCCTCGATCGACTGGTTGCTGGAGAACCAGGAGAGCATCACCCACAAGTACTATCAGATGGGCCTCGACGGCAAGATCTGATGGCAGGCGACTGGCCCCGAGCGCAGGTGCTCCGGGGCCAGCGCTCGGACGGCTAGCCCTCCTGGGCGAGAGCCGTTTCGATCGCCTTGACGATGCGCTTGTCGTAAGGCTTGGTGCGCGGGGCGAACTCGGTGATGAGCTCGCCGTCGCGACCGATCAGGAACTTGTGGAAGTTCCAGGTGGGGAAGGTGCCGGAGGCCTCGGCGAGTCCTGCGAAGAGGGGGTTGGCGTTCTTACGCTTCACCGTGCTCTTCTCGAACATCGGAAACTCCACGCCGTAGGTGAGGCGGCAGAAGCTCTTGATCTCCTCCTCCGTGCCCGGCTCCTGACCGGCGAAGTCGTTAGACGGGAAGCCCAGGATCACCAGGCCCTCCTCACCGAACTCCTTGTACAGCTTCTCGAGGCCGTCGTACTGCGGCGTGTTACCGCACTTCGAGGCCGTGTTCACGATCATCACGACCTTGCCTGAGTAGGCCTCGCAGAGGTTGACCTGCTCGTCGGAGGCCAGGCGCTCGAAGGTGTGGTCGAGGAGCGTGCCCTCGCAGGCCAGGGCGGGGGCCGTGGCGATGAGGCTAGCGATCAGGCTGAACAGTTTGTTCACGTAGGGTCTCCCTTGGGAACGGGCGGGTGGATGCCACCTGCATAATCGCAGCCGCCCCCCGTTCGGATTCACAAGCGTTGGCGCGCGTCGGTGGAAGGCCGCCCCGCCGCAGGTGGCGGGGCAGCCCTCGAGGGCCTAGGTGCCGTGCTGCCAGAGCGTGGCACCCAGCGCCAGCCACAGCATTCCCTTGGCGAAAAAGAAAGCGAAGCCGGCGGCGGTGAGTTTGCGTCCCCACGCGGAGGCGGTGGCCGGCATGCTTCGCCCGCTCATGCCTCGCCCACCGTGGCGGTGGTGACAGGCGCGCCGTCGACCACCCAGCGCTTGCGCAGGGACGGCACCAGCATCGGCACGCGGCGCTTGTATTCTGCGTACTCCGGATGGGCGCGCTGCAGGTCGCGCTCCTCAAGCAGCGTGCCGACCAGGATGTAGCCGGTGCAGCCAAGGGCGAACAGGAGGTGGGCGGCGGTCATGGTGGGCGTGGCCCACACGATGGCGAGCCAGCCCACGTAGATGGGGTGGCGCACGTGGTTGTAGAGCCACGGCGTCTTGAACTGCGCTTCCACAGCGGGCTCGTCCCGCATCGCGTGCCAGGCCTGGCGCAGGCCGAAGAGCTCGAAGTGATCGAGCATGAAGGTGGCGGCGAGGAGCAGCAGCCAGCCGCCGAGGTAGAGCCCGAGGATCACACCCTCCCAGGGCGCCGCCTGAACCTGCCAGATCACGCCGCCGATCGGTTGCCATCCCCAGAACAGCAGGATCATGGCGAGGGAGGACATGAGCACGTAGGTGGCGCGTTCGGCGGCCGGCGGGATCACCTGTGTCCACCAGCGCTTGAAGGCCGGTCGGGCCATCACGCTGTGCTGAAGGGCGAAGACCAGCAGCAGACCGGCGTTCACGGCGATGGCCTGCCACAGGGGCAGCTCGGGCACGGAATCGATGGCCTTGGGCACGAACAGGTTGCCGATGAAGCCGACGGCGTACAGGAAGGTGGCGAAGAAGACGGCGTAGCAGAACAGGGACCACGCGAACAGGCTAGAACGTTGCAACATGACGGACTCCTCATTGGTTTGGGCAAGGCACCCGAGGGCCCTCGGGGCCGTCAGGGTGGAAGCGCCAGGGCCGTGACGAGCGCGCCGCGTCCCCTGGTGTGCTCGGCAAGGTAGGCCGTACACTCCTAACGGAAACGACGGTTACCTGACGCTTCCCTGACCATTGGGCGACGTGAATAAAATCAATCAGTTGCGTGGTTTCCTCGGCCGCCGAAGGGCAGCGCCGGGATGGCGCGAACAGGCGCGTGAGCAGCGCCCGGGCCGAGGTGCGCGGCGGTCATGCTGAGCGGGCCCGTGCATTTCGAGCAGTACGTGCTCGATCCCGACACGCGCGAGCTGCGTCGCGACGGGGTGCCCCGGCAGGTGGAGCCCCGCGTCTTCGATCTGCTGGCCTACCTGGTCGAACACCGCGAGCGCGCGGTCACCAAGGACGAGCTTCAGGACGCCGTCTGGCCGGGCGTGATCGTGTCCGAGACGGCGCTCACCCGCGCCATCATGAAGGCTCGCCGGGCGGTCGACGACG encodes the following:
- the fae gene encoding formaldehyde-activating enzyme; amino-acid sequence: MSDRIVFRSGEALVAGGPPFTAAEPEVVIGELDGPVGTALATLTGDQAMGHSKVFAILNTNIQVRPVTLCVSKVTVKNTRYTNILMGTVQGAIANGVLDAVREGYIPKEKANDLGIICSVWLNPGVATDDNLDHKALFEIHRKAMTESIRKAMQNEPSIDWLLENQESITHKYYQMGLDGKI
- a CDS encoding glutathione peroxidase: MFSLIASLIATAPALACEGTLLDHTFERLASDEQVNLCEAYSGKVVMIVNTASKCGNTPQYDGLEKLYKEFGEEGLVILGFPSNDFAGQEPGTEEEIKSFCRLTYGVEFPMFEKSTVKRKNANPLFAGLAEASGTFPTWNFHKFLIGRDGELITEFAPRTKPYDKRIVKAIETALAQEG
- the mddA gene encoding methanethiol S-methyltransferase translates to MLQRSSLFAWSLFCYAVFFATFLYAVGFIGNLFVPKAIDSVPELPLWQAIAVNAGLLLVFALQHSVMARPAFKRWWTQVIPPAAERATYVLMSSLAMILLFWGWQPIGGVIWQVQAAPWEGVILGLYLGGWLLLLAATFMLDHFELFGLRQAWHAMRDEPAVEAQFKTPWLYNHVRHPIYVGWLAIVWATPTMTAAHLLFALGCTGYILVGTLLEERDLQRAHPEYAEYKRRVPMLVPSLRKRWVVDGAPVTTATVGEA